In Brevibacillus brevis, a genomic segment contains:
- a CDS encoding methyltransferase domain-containing protein translates to MENTKEVRTRFDEVAHQYDNQRRKLIPCFDDFYEIAVSIARTDSTSPHILDLGAGTGLFSSLILQKYPTASITLIDISEKMLETAQERLKGFSNVRYIVGDYTNFVSQETYDMVISALSIHHLSDANKWQLYQNSYANLKKNGVFINADQVLGHTPFIESLYKKDWKQKVEASDLSKDEIESAYERTKLDQMSPLETQVKWLQQAGFSDVDCVYKYFNFVVLHGRKTT, encoded by the coding sequence GTGGAGAATACGAAAGAGGTTCGCACGCGATTCGATGAAGTGGCCCATCAGTACGACAACCAAAGAAGAAAGTTAATCCCGTGCTTTGACGATTTTTACGAGATAGCCGTATCGATCGCAAGGACGGATTCCACGTCCCCGCACATATTGGATCTGGGCGCTGGAACCGGCTTGTTTTCTTCCTTGATCTTGCAGAAATATCCGACAGCCAGCATTACGCTGATCGACATTTCCGAAAAGATGTTGGAAACCGCTCAGGAAAGACTCAAGGGATTTTCTAACGTCCGGTATATCGTGGGTGATTATACGAATTTTGTCTCACAGGAGACGTATGATATGGTCATTTCAGCCCTTTCCATTCATCATCTGTCCGATGCGAACAAATGGCAACTCTATCAAAACAGTTATGCAAATCTGAAGAAAAACGGTGTCTTCATCAACGCCGATCAAGTGCTTGGCCATACTCCATTTATTGAATCGCTCTATAAAAAGGATTGGAAGCAAAAAGTGGAAGCCAGTGATTTATCGAAAGACGAAATCGAGTCTGCGTATGAAAGAACGAAACTCGATCAAATGTCGCCGTTAGAAACGCAAGTCAAATGGTTGCAGCAAGCTGGCTTTTCAGATGTGGATTGCGTCTACAAGTATTTCAACTTTGTTGTGTTGCACGGAAGAAAAACGACCTGA
- a CDS encoding DUF3311 domain-containing protein, with protein sequence MKLIHVLGLVPFLGMLGGLPYVNKPGAFVLGMPLNLFWIVLWVILTAVIMAIVYAIDPDNREEESS encoded by the coding sequence ATGAAACTGATTCACGTCTTGGGGCTCGTCCCTTTCCTCGGGATGCTGGGGGGCTTGCCCTATGTCAACAAGCCGGGAGCTTTCGTCCTGGGCATGCCGTTGAACCTGTTCTGGATCGTCCTGTGGGTCATTCTTACGGCGGTTATCATGGCGATCGTTTACGCCATCGATCCGGACAATCGAGAGGAGGAATCCTCGTGA
- a CDS encoding sodium:solute symporter — translation MNISLYILAAFLVLILALAVRAAKGKQMNMEQWSVGGRGFGALFVFLLLAGEFFTTFTFLGGSGMIYQSGAPAYYVMMYLTLAYVFSYYLLPPIWRYAKKHGIISISGFFAHKYNSRLLGMLVAVVGILGTVPNIVLQLKGLGIIVSQTSYGAISPVMAMWIGTIVVTFYVMLSGLHGSAWTAVLKDIAIISVVVFLGCYLPYHYYGGFQPMFAAVAAVKPAHLIFPDKGQSVSWVISTVVLTVVAYYLQPGLFMSALSAKSPKVFRKNTIYLPVYTLMLLFVYFVGYTAVLQVPGLQGAEGDLALLKLSIQTFEPWMIGLIGGVGTLTALVPTSVFLLTAGTLFAQDIYQPLFKPASERTVATAAKTAIPFIAFTSLYFVITGGDALYMLLLMSYNLIMQLVPSFLCSLLPKNPVTKYGAGLGIAAGVATVAYMTIAKTGLATWFPLLPQAVKDLNAGLVALAVNIIVMAAVSVFSKQSVQESGRGEVG, via the coding sequence GTGAACATCTCTTTGTACATACTGGCAGCGTTTTTGGTCCTGATACTGGCATTGGCCGTCCGGGCGGCAAAAGGAAAACAAATGAACATGGAGCAATGGTCGGTTGGCGGCAGAGGGTTCGGGGCTCTGTTCGTGTTCTTGCTGCTGGCCGGGGAATTTTTCACGACGTTTACGTTCCTTGGCGGCAGCGGAATGATCTATCAGAGTGGAGCGCCTGCCTATTACGTCATGATGTACCTGACACTTGCGTACGTCTTTTCGTACTACTTGCTGCCGCCAATCTGGCGTTACGCCAAGAAGCACGGCATCATCTCCATTTCCGGCTTCTTTGCGCACAAGTACAATAGCAGACTGCTCGGCATGCTGGTCGCCGTCGTCGGCATTCTAGGCACGGTGCCCAATATCGTCCTGCAGCTGAAAGGGCTGGGGATTATCGTCTCGCAAACCTCCTACGGTGCCATTTCGCCGGTCATGGCGATGTGGATCGGCACGATCGTGGTCACATTCTACGTCATGCTGTCCGGTTTGCACGGCTCTGCTTGGACGGCGGTACTGAAAGACATCGCAATCATATCGGTAGTCGTCTTCCTTGGCTGCTACCTTCCCTATCATTATTACGGAGGTTTTCAACCGATGTTTGCGGCAGTGGCAGCGGTCAAGCCCGCTCATCTCATTTTTCCGGACAAGGGCCAGAGCGTTTCCTGGGTCATTTCCACGGTAGTGCTGACGGTCGTCGCCTATTACCTGCAGCCGGGACTTTTCATGTCAGCCTTGTCTGCCAAAAGCCCCAAAGTATTTCGGAAAAACACGATCTATTTGCCCGTGTACACGCTCATGCTCCTCTTCGTCTACTTTGTCGGGTACACGGCCGTCCTGCAGGTGCCGGGCTTGCAGGGAGCGGAAGGGGACCTTGCCTTGCTGAAGCTGTCCATTCAGACCTTCGAGCCGTGGATGATCGGCCTGATCGGCGGTGTCGGGACCTTGACGGCATTGGTGCCGACATCGGTTTTTTTGCTCACGGCGGGCACGCTTTTCGCCCAGGACATTTACCAGCCGTTGTTCAAGCCTGCGAGCGAGCGGACGGTTGCGACAGCGGCGAAGACAGCGATTCCGTTTATTGCATTCACATCACTTTATTTTGTCATTACGGGGGGAGATGCCCTGTACATGCTCTTGCTGATGAGCTACAACCTGATCATGCAGCTGGTTCCGTCGTTCTTGTGCAGCTTGCTGCCGAAAAACCCTGTGACCAAGTACGGCGCAGGACTGGGGATCGCGGCCGGGGTAGCGACTGTGGCCTACATGACGATTGCCAAGACCGGACTCGCCACATGGTTTCCGCTGTTGCCCCAGGCAGTCAAAGATTTGAATGCGGGACTGGTGGCACTGGCGGTCAATATCATCGTGATGGCTGCGGTGAGCGTGTTTTCCAAGCAATCTGTCCAGGAGAGCGGCAGAGGAGAGGTAGGATGA
- a CDS encoding DoxX family protein codes for MSKSFGTETALGAARPRGNMTAYWSVTLLLAAAVMVSGIGQLMQYGGNIELVTSLGYPLYVLTILGIWKVLGAIALVVPGFPRLKEWAHAGIFFLMTGAALSHAFANDYGDYGFHLILPLFYAALNIASWGLRPKSRIR; via the coding sequence ATGAGTAAGAGTTTCGGTACGGAAACCGCGCTTGGAGCAGCCCGCCCCCGAGGAAACATGACTGCATATTGGTCAGTCACCTTATTGCTCGCAGCAGCTGTCATGGTAAGTGGTATCGGACAACTGATGCAATATGGCGGAAACATCGAGTTGGTGACGAGTCTTGGCTACCCCTTATACGTCTTGACCATTCTCGGGATATGGAAAGTGCTCGGAGCCATCGCTCTCGTCGTCCCAGGCTTTCCTCGGCTGAAAGAATGGGCTCACGCCGGCATCTTCTTTTTAATGACTGGTGCTGCGCTGTCTCATGCGTTTGCGAACGATTATGGGGATTACGGGTTTCATCTGATTCTTCCGCTTTTCTATGCTGCACTCAATATCGCTTCGTGGGGGCTACGTCCAAAGAGCCGAATACGGTAA
- a CDS encoding metalloregulator ArsR/SmtB family transcription factor, with product MSENNQSRDVFDAIADPTRRQLIRLLAEAEEMPLHLLTAQFQMGRTAVSKHLTILKEAGLVLDRKVGRETRYRLNASPLREIQDWVAFYSKFWSTNLLRLGQLLEEEEE from the coding sequence ATGAGCGAGAACAACCAGTCGCGGGATGTGTTTGACGCGATCGCAGACCCGACTAGGCGCCAGCTGATTCGTTTGTTAGCAGAGGCAGAGGAGATGCCGCTTCATCTGTTAACGGCACAGTTTCAAATGGGTCGTACAGCGGTATCCAAGCATTTGACCATCCTGAAAGAGGCAGGACTCGTACTTGACCGAAAAGTCGGCAGAGAAACGCGTTATAGGCTAAACGCCTCTCCACTCAGAGAAATACAAGATTGGGTGGCTTTCTACAGCAAATTCTGGAGTACGAATCTGTTGCGCCTCGGCCAACTATTAGAGGAGGAAGAAGAATGA
- a CDS encoding SRPBCC domain-containing protein, translated as MSLSLSLDFQYKTSIEKLWSALTDSSKLAKWVVNIHNGQAMENDFKPVVGHRFQFRTQPTEWWNGIIEGEVLIVEAPNRLSYTWASGGEKHTVTWTLQEVGDGKVNLHLDQTGFSNAQGLEGAKYGWSKWCGELEKVLEQ; from the coding sequence ATGAGTTTATCATTATCCTTGGATTTTCAGTACAAGACATCGATTGAGAAGCTTTGGTCCGCCTTAACCGATTCAAGCAAGCTGGCCAAGTGGGTGGTCAACATCCACAACGGCCAAGCGATGGAAAATGATTTTAAGCCCGTCGTCGGACATCGTTTTCAGTTCCGTACGCAGCCGACCGAATGGTGGAATGGAATTATTGAAGGAGAGGTGCTTATCGTGGAGGCACCCAATCGTTTGTCCTATACGTGGGCCAGCGGTGGGGAGAAGCACACGGTTACCTGGACGCTGCAGGAGGTAGGGGACGGAAAGGTAAATCTTCATCTCGATCAAACCGGTTTCTCCAATGCGCAAGGACTCGAAGGCGCGAAGTATGGCTGGAGCAAATGGTGCGGCGAGCTTGAAAAGGTGTTGGAACAATAA
- a CDS encoding MFS transporter, whose protein sequence is MMKMKGSVFFSVFVAMLGLMLLAPITPSLIRELGLREIHSGILISTGSIMMAVMAPIWGNISDARGRKPVILVGFIGMTISTLLLAMTFYFGLHHYISGGPLLFLMIGARSLVGMFIPAILSSSQAYIGDVTEGKERAGGMAIISAANGLGLVLGPAISGIFTWIGLLWPLYFGIAISAAAFAALLLFMPATKPTSQKGAVKVSPFQPGLRFYLLVAFITMTGIVTIQVVGGFYLQDQLGLPSDQLARVVSFGLMFTGIAMLLSQVVQSKWLKWEPRPMILLGSFILVASMLLFLLTAHLPFYYLAFFVFGLGSGFMMTGFMAGASFSVRNEQQGGVAGLVAAMQGISAIIAPILGTTLYQVNHASPMALIAILTALLGAAMLARYRKRPSQCAVDRMEGQEIHAGSEGAQ, encoded by the coding sequence ATGATGAAAATGAAAGGGAGCGTCTTTTTCAGTGTATTTGTAGCGATGTTGGGGCTCATGCTCCTTGCTCCGATCACACCGTCACTTATACGGGAATTAGGACTCCGCGAAATCCACTCCGGTATCCTGATTTCAACCGGATCGATTATGATGGCGGTGATGGCTCCTATATGGGGGAATATCAGTGATGCGAGGGGTCGGAAACCGGTGATCCTGGTTGGGTTTATCGGCATGACCATCAGTACTCTCTTGCTCGCGATGACCTTTTATTTCGGTCTCCATCACTATATCAGCGGCGGACCGCTGCTGTTCCTGATGATTGGAGCACGAAGCTTGGTCGGCATGTTCATCCCAGCCATTCTCTCATCCTCGCAGGCTTATATCGGCGATGTGACAGAGGGCAAGGAAAGAGCTGGCGGCATGGCGATCATTAGCGCCGCAAATGGGCTTGGACTTGTTTTGGGGCCGGCCATTTCCGGCATTTTCACATGGATAGGTCTGTTGTGGCCCTTGTATTTTGGCATTGCGATTTCAGCTGCCGCGTTTGCAGCCCTTCTCCTGTTTATGCCTGCAACGAAGCCGACGAGTCAAAAAGGGGCTGTCAAAGTCAGTCCATTTCAACCGGGCTTGCGGTTTTATTTACTAGTAGCGTTCATCACGATGACAGGGATTGTTACGATTCAGGTCGTGGGCGGGTTTTATCTGCAGGATCAGCTGGGTCTCCCCTCTGATCAATTGGCGAGAGTGGTTTCCTTCGGGTTGATGTTTACAGGTATAGCGATGCTCCTTTCACAAGTCGTGCAATCCAAATGGCTGAAATGGGAGCCGCGGCCGATGATCCTGCTCGGTTCCTTCATTCTCGTCGCAAGTATGCTCCTATTCCTTCTTACTGCTCACCTTCCCTTTTACTATTTGGCATTTTTTGTATTTGGACTGGGGTCCGGATTTATGATGACCGGGTTTATGGCAGGCGCCTCCTTTTCTGTAAGGAATGAACAGCAAGGAGGCGTTGCCGGGTTGGTTGCGGCCATGCAGGGAATATCCGCCATCATCGCACCCATTCTCGGCACCACGCTATACCAGGTGAACCACGCCAGCCCAATGGCCTTGATTGCCATTCTGACTGCCCTCTTGGGCGCAGCGATGCTGGCCCGCTATCGAAAAAGGCCAAGCCAGTGCGCTGTGGACCGAATGGAAGGCCAAGAGATTCACGCGGGCTCAGAAGGTGCCCAGTAA